A part of Tardiphaga sp. vice304 genomic DNA contains:
- a CDS encoding Na+/H+ antiporter, with product METKFPIFLVLLAVLAGTAYLARRINMAHAILALLAGGALAFVPCMPAIELPPEAVLLGVLPPLIYSASVAMSWREFRASLRLITLLAVGCVIFTACAVATATHFLIGLPWGVGFLLGAIVAPPDVVAPIAVAKKLGLPRRMLTVLEGEGLANDATTLILYRFAVVAITTGAFSLPVAAGTFAAILTCEFAFGLLIGWASLRLRHAARDPQVEITLSLLTPYVAYLIPEHFGGSGIIATVVCGLYISWNGPLLISAATRLQGIFFWDLVVYLIEGMLFLLTGFQMRLLIEKSKAFVIGDILLATALVGVVIVIARFAWVYPAIYLPRWLNPKLRKSDPAPNWKWTFVVAFTGVRGAVSLAAALALPFALPSGEGFPSRDLILFVTFNIILITLVGFGLGLPVVVKLLGLGKEGRDEHIAEHEAELEARREALSAALASLDAMTDDRELSEEVLKLLRKRHEVRSGQLPEQLDPDADNSALGTDLVRELIAAERKFIHMQLRDGKITDESRRRIERDLDLEEAGLINREYRRMPI from the coding sequence GTGGAAACCAAGTTCCCTATCTTCCTGGTACTGCTCGCCGTGCTCGCCGGCACCGCCTATCTCGCACGCCGCATCAACATGGCGCATGCAATCCTGGCGCTGCTGGCCGGCGGCGCGCTGGCCTTCGTGCCGTGCATGCCGGCGATCGAGCTGCCGCCCGAAGCGGTGCTGCTCGGCGTGCTGCCGCCGCTGATCTATTCGGCGTCGGTCGCGATGAGCTGGCGCGAGTTCCGCGCCAGCCTGCGACTGATCACGCTGCTCGCCGTCGGCTGCGTGATCTTCACCGCCTGCGCGGTGGCCACCGCGACGCATTTCCTGATCGGCCTGCCGTGGGGCGTGGGCTTCCTGCTCGGCGCCATCGTGGCGCCGCCGGACGTCGTGGCGCCCATTGCGGTGGCCAAGAAGCTCGGCCTGCCGCGGCGCATGCTGACGGTGCTGGAAGGCGAAGGCCTCGCCAACGACGCCACCACGCTGATCCTGTACCGCTTTGCCGTGGTCGCCATCACCACCGGCGCGTTCTCGCTGCCGGTCGCCGCAGGCACCTTCGCCGCCATCCTGACATGCGAATTTGCCTTTGGCCTTCTGATCGGATGGGCCAGCCTGCGGCTGCGCCACGCCGCGCGCGACCCGCAGGTCGAGATCACGCTATCGCTGCTGACGCCCTATGTCGCCTATCTGATCCCGGAGCATTTCGGCGGCTCCGGCATCATCGCCACCGTGGTCTGCGGCCTCTACATTTCGTGGAACGGCCCGCTGCTGATCTCGGCCGCGACCCGCCTGCAGGGCATCTTCTTCTGGGACCTCGTGGTCTACCTGATCGAGGGCATGCTGTTCCTGCTCACCGGTTTCCAGATGCGGCTATTGATCGAAAAGTCCAAGGCATTCGTCATCGGCGACATTCTGCTCGCGACCGCTCTGGTCGGCGTGGTGATCGTGATTGCGCGCTTTGCCTGGGTATATCCCGCGATCTACCTGCCGCGCTGGCTGAACCCGAAACTGCGCAAATCCGATCCGGCGCCGAACTGGAAGTGGACCTTCGTCGTGGCCTTCACCGGCGTGCGCGGCGCGGTGTCGCTGGCCGCGGCGCTGGCGCTGCCGTTCGCGCTGCCGTCCGGCGAAGGCTTTCCGTCACGCGACCTGATCCTGTTTGTCACCTTCAACATCATCCTGATCACGCTGGTCGGCTTCGGGCTCGGCCTGCCGGTCGTGGTGAAGCTGCTGGGCCTGGGCAAGGAGGGCCGCGACGAGCACATCGCCGAGCACGAGGCCGAACTCGAAGCCCGCCGCGAGGCGCTGAGCGCCGCACTCGCCTCGCTCGACGCCATGACCGACGATCGCGAACTGTCCGAGGAAGTCCTGAAGCTGTTGCGCAAGAGGCACGAGGTGCGCTCCGGGCAGTTGCCGGAGCAGCTCGATCCCGACGCGGACAATTCCGCGTTGGGGACCGATCTGGTGCGCGAACTGATCGCCGCCGAACGCAAGTTCATCCACATGCAACTGCGCGACGGCAAGATCACCGACGAAAGCCGCCGCCGGATCGAGCGCGATCTCGATCTGGAAGAGGCAGGACTGATCAACCGGGAATACCGACGGATGCCGATCTAG
- a CDS encoding mannosyltransferase family protein has protein sequence MSPPAPLAFDNGVADRSEMLESAGVTTLTGTTADRLTTVMLDGWTERLRRVVPYAQALVIYLGSRLLVFFGVVFGRTYVPLGNDTWLGGASWYHRLLRWDSEWYGLIAREGYKYNGDPGQTQTVVFYPLYPMLSRFVAGVLRIEIYDALLLVANLASVAAILMLFRLIRERFDDRTALTTVAMISFFPSSIFLSAGYTEPLALLLMVCFFYAVGRQHFLAAAVLAGLAIATRSSGVVLCPVLLFELWRSRSPRRFLIEAVPLAIIATSGLWLYMAYLSATFGNPMAFSDGQAAFHENTSMLTRIVSALLLEPLRNINLADMSPAGLDQWFTLIFIGLIVRAWFAGIGRGMALFASLLLLLPYLTLSGGPAGFTSMARFNIVSFPLFLTLTLLSNRWRWAAPAMVGVFGGLLLVYAALFSQWQWVG, from the coding sequence TTGTCACCGCCCGCACCACTCGCTTTCGACAATGGCGTCGCCGATCGGTCTGAAATGCTTGAAAGCGCGGGCGTAACTACGCTGACCGGCACCACTGCCGATCGGCTGACCACGGTGATGCTCGACGGCTGGACCGAGCGGCTGCGCCGGGTCGTTCCCTATGCCCAGGCACTGGTGATCTATCTCGGTTCGCGGCTGCTGGTGTTTTTCGGCGTGGTGTTCGGACGGACCTATGTTCCGCTGGGCAACGACACCTGGCTCGGTGGCGCCAGTTGGTATCACCGGCTGCTGCGCTGGGATTCGGAGTGGTACGGGCTGATCGCCCGCGAAGGCTACAAATACAACGGCGATCCCGGCCAGACCCAGACTGTGGTGTTCTATCCGCTTTATCCGATGCTGTCGCGATTTGTGGCCGGCGTGCTGCGCATCGAGATCTACGATGCGCTACTGCTGGTCGCCAACCTGGCGTCCGTCGCGGCCATCCTGATGTTGTTCAGGCTGATACGCGAACGGTTCGACGACCGCACCGCACTGACCACCGTGGCGATGATCTCGTTCTTTCCGTCGTCGATCTTCCTGTCTGCCGGCTATACCGAACCGCTGGCGCTGCTGCTGATGGTCTGTTTTTTCTACGCCGTCGGCCGCCAGCACTTCCTGGCGGCGGCGGTGCTGGCCGGGCTTGCCATCGCCACCCGATCCAGCGGCGTCGTGCTGTGTCCCGTGCTGCTGTTCGAACTGTGGCGCAGCCGGTCGCCGCGCCGGTTCCTCATCGAGGCCGTGCCGCTGGCGATCATCGCGACTTCCGGCCTGTGGCTTTACATGGCCTATCTGAGCGCCACATTCGGTAACCCGATGGCATTTTCAGACGGACAGGCGGCGTTTCACGAGAACACGTCGATGCTGACGCGCATCGTGTCGGCGCTGCTGCTGGAGCCGCTGCGCAACATCAATCTCGCCGACATGAGCCCCGCCGGGCTCGACCAGTGGTTCACGCTGATCTTTATCGGACTGATCGTGCGCGCTTGGTTCGCCGGGATCGGCCGCGGCATGGCGCTGTTCGCCAGCCTGCTGCTGTTGCTGCCCTATCTGACCCTGAGCGGCGGTCCCGCCGGCTTCACCTCGATGGCCCGCTTCAACATCGTCTCGTTTCCGCTGTTCCTGACGCTGACCCTGTTGAGCAACCGCTGGCGCTGGGCTGCGCCGGCGATGGTCGGCGTGTTCGGCGGCCTGCTGCTGGTCTACGCGGCTTTGTTCTCGCAATGGCAGTGGGTCGGGTGA
- a CDS encoding type II toxin-antitoxin system RelE/ParE family toxin yields the protein MKLRWSDTARRELEQIFAFVRERSPASARSVAQRILHRARFLREFPFSGKESQVAGVRRLFVVNYPYVILYEIHQSDDEVLIVSVRHTARKQPPAED from the coding sequence GTGAAGCTGCGGTGGTCGGACACCGCGAGACGAGAACTTGAGCAAATCTTCGCATTTGTCAGGGAGCGAAGTCCGGCGTCGGCCAGATCCGTTGCCCAGCGCATTCTTCATCGAGCCCGATTTTTGCGTGAGTTTCCGTTTTCAGGCAAAGAGTCGCAGGTTGCCGGCGTGCGTCGACTTTTCGTCGTTAATTACCCCTACGTGATCCTTTACGAGATCCACCAATCGGATGACGAAGTGCTAATCGTCAGCGTGCGGCACACGGCCCGCAAGCAACCGCCGGCAGAAGACTAA
- the ispG gene encoding flavodoxin-dependent (E)-4-hydroxy-3-methylbut-2-enyl-diphosphate synthase produces MNMLEKPPQRDVAGPMARHRSTQVMVGNVAVGGGAPIVVQSMTNTDTADIQGTIEQVAALSRAGSEMVRITVDRDEAAAAVPHIRDELRKRGITTPLIGDFHYIGHKLLADHPACAEALDKYRINPGNVGFKAKRDTQFTDIVEMALKYDKTIRIGANWGSLDQELLTKLMDENALLAEPKDVRAVTREAMVQSALLSAARAEEIGLPKNRMILSAKVSAVQDLIAVYQTLAERSDYAIHLGLTEAGMGSKGIVASSAALGILLQQGIGDTIRISLTPEPGGDRTLEVQVAQELLQTMGFRTFVPLVAACPGCGRTTSTTFQELARSIQDFIRVEMPGWKTTYPGVEALNVAIMGCIVNGPGESKHADIGISLPGTGETPAAPVFVDGKKFRTLRGPNIAADFKAMVIDYIDHRYGSGAALPAQVGADAAE; encoded by the coding sequence ATGAACATGCTTGAAAAACCGCCGCAGAGAGATGTCGCCGGCCCGATGGCCCGGCATCGCAGCACCCAGGTCATGGTCGGCAACGTCGCCGTCGGCGGCGGCGCCCCGATCGTCGTGCAGTCGATGACCAACACCGACACCGCCGACATCCAGGGCACCATCGAACAGGTCGCAGCCCTTTCGCGCGCCGGTTCGGAAATGGTCCGCATCACCGTCGACCGCGATGAGGCGGCGGCCGCCGTGCCGCATATCCGCGACGAGCTGCGCAAGCGCGGCATCACCACGCCGCTGATCGGCGATTTCCACTACATCGGCCACAAGCTGCTGGCCGACCACCCGGCCTGCGCCGAGGCGCTCGACAAGTACCGCATCAATCCGGGCAATGTCGGCTTCAAGGCGAAGCGCGACACCCAGTTCACCGACATCGTCGAGATGGCGCTGAAGTACGACAAGACGATCCGGATCGGCGCCAATTGGGGCTCGCTCGATCAGGAACTGCTGACCAAGCTGATGGACGAGAACGCGCTGCTGGCCGAGCCGAAGGACGTTCGCGCCGTGACCCGCGAGGCGATGGTGCAGTCGGCTTTGCTGTCCGCCGCGCGCGCCGAGGAAATCGGCCTGCCGAAGAACCGCATGATCCTGTCGGCCAAGGTTTCTGCCGTGCAGGACCTGATCGCGGTGTACCAGACGCTGGCGGAACGCTCCGACTACGCGATCCATCTCGGACTCACCGAGGCCGGCATGGGCTCGAAGGGCATCGTCGCATCCAGCGCGGCGCTCGGCATCCTGCTGCAGCAGGGCATTGGCGACACCATCCGTATTTCGTTGACGCCGGAGCCCGGCGGCGACCGCACGCTGGAAGTCCAGGTCGCGCAGGAACTGCTGCAAACCATGGGTTTCCGCACCTTCGTGCCGCTGGTCGCGGCGTGCCCCGGCTGCGGTCGCACCACGTCGACCACGTTCCAGGAACTGGCGCGCTCGATCCAGGACTTCATCCGCGTCGAGATGCCGGGCTGGAAGACCACCTATCCGGGCGTCGAAGCGCTGAACGTCGCGATCATGGGCTGCATCGTCAACGGCCCCGGCGAATCCAAGCACGCCGACATCGGCATCTCGCTGCCGGGCACCGGCGAAACTCCGGCCGCGCCGGTGTTCGTCGATGGCAAGAAATTCCGCACGCTGCGCGGGCCCAACATCGCCGCCGACTTCAAGGCGATGGTGATCGACTATATCGACCACCGCTACGGCTCGGGCGCGGCATTGCCGGCACAGGTCGGCGCGGACGCGGCGGAGTAA
- a CDS encoding DMT family transporter: MLMLCLTWGFNQIAIKLVLPEIPPYLQAMIRSSGALVVILLIAAVRGTKLFERDGSLPAGLLCGLMFGVEFVLIFHGLQYTSASRASVFLYTAPFFVAAGAYPFLGERLRAVQWAGLAVSFTGVAFAIGVPQPNVDAQVLMGDLMVVAGAALWAATTLCVKATRLGRCPPEKALGYQVAISIPVLGLAAWLAGETIPRMPGTLTLSLMAFQAIWVVGMTFMIWFSLVRVYSASKLSAFTFITPLIGVAGGYLILHDPLTPAFGVAAVLVIVGLYLVNKPAARAV; encoded by the coding sequence ATGCTGATGCTGTGCCTGACCTGGGGCTTCAACCAGATCGCCATCAAGCTGGTGCTCCCCGAAATCCCGCCCTATCTGCAGGCGATGATCCGCTCGTCCGGCGCGCTGGTGGTAATCCTGCTGATTGCCGCCGTCCGCGGTACCAAATTGTTCGAGCGCGACGGCTCGCTGCCGGCCGGGCTGCTGTGCGGGCTGATGTTCGGCGTCGAATTCGTGCTGATCTTCCACGGCCTGCAATATACCTCGGCCAGCCGCGCCTCGGTGTTCCTGTACACCGCGCCGTTCTTCGTGGCGGCGGGGGCCTATCCGTTCCTGGGCGAGCGGCTGCGCGCCGTGCAATGGGCCGGGCTCGCGGTCAGCTTTACCGGCGTGGCGTTTGCGATCGGCGTGCCGCAGCCCAATGTCGATGCGCAGGTGCTGATGGGCGACCTGATGGTGGTGGCCGGCGCGGCGCTGTGGGCGGCCACCACCTTGTGCGTGAAGGCGACCCGGCTCGGCCGCTGCCCGCCGGAAAAAGCACTGGGATATCAGGTGGCGATCTCGATCCCGGTTCTCGGTCTCGCCGCCTGGCTGGCCGGCGAGACCATCCCCCGCATGCCCGGGACGCTGACGCTGTCCTTGATGGCGTTTCAGGCGATCTGGGTGGTCGGCATGACGTTCATGATCTGGTTCAGCCTGGTCCGGGTCTATTCCGCCAGCAAATTGTCGGCCTTCACCTTCATCACCCCTTTGATCGGCGTCGCCGGCGGCTATCTGATCCTGCACGACCCGCTGACCCCGGCCTTCGGGGTCGCGGCGGTGCTGGTGATCGTGGGGCTGTATCTGGTGAACAAGCCGGCAGCGCGGGCGGTTTAG
- a CDS encoding Fur family transcriptional regulator — translation MKSKSVAKPSFPHPGHDHDRCTADAIRHAETVCAGRSQKFTPIRRAVLEALLASHRPLGAYEVIDELAKVTARPAPITVYRALDFLMENGLVHRIESRNAFLACAHDHGEASMVAFLICDRCGSVGEVPATRVAQSLNDAARTTGFVPKLSVVEITGTCAHCHAS, via the coding sequence TTGAAATCGAAATCCGTGGCGAAGCCGAGCTTTCCGCACCCCGGCCATGACCACGACCGCTGTACGGCCGACGCGATCCGGCATGCCGAAACGGTATGTGCCGGCCGGTCGCAGAAATTCACCCCGATCCGCCGCGCCGTGCTGGAGGCCCTGCTGGCCAGTCACCGGCCGCTCGGCGCCTATGAGGTGATCGACGAACTTGCCAAGGTGACCGCGCGTCCGGCGCCGATCACGGTGTACCGGGCGCTGGATTTCCTGATGGAGAACGGCCTCGTCCACCGCATCGAGAGCCGCAACGCCTTCCTGGCCTGCGCCCACGACCATGGCGAGGCCTCGATGGTGGCGTTTTTGATCTGCGACCGTTGCGGCTCGGTCGGCGAGGTGCCGGCCACCCGCGTGGCGCAGAGCCTCAACGACGCCGCCCGCACCACCGGCTTCGTGCCGAAACTGTCGGTGGTGGAAATCACCGGCACCTGCGCGCATTGCCACGCCAGCTAG
- the pcaG gene encoding protocatechuate 3,4-dioxygenase subunit alpha, whose product MSGLTSSQTVGPFFAYGLTPNGNYAWNDAFTNNLLTADVTGDRIRIEGFVYDGDGVNVPDAMLEIWQADAQGRFSDPQDSRALSNASFKGFGRCGTGTEGFSFETIKPGAVPGLDGKPQALHIVLAVFGRGMTMQSMTRIYFDDEPANATDGVMALVPEDRRVTLIAKKTAPGVYRFDVHLQGDNETVFFDV is encoded by the coding sequence ATGTCAGGTCTAACCTCCTCGCAAACCGTTGGCCCGTTCTTCGCCTATGGCCTGACGCCCAATGGCAACTACGCCTGGAACGACGCCTTTACCAATAATTTGCTGACGGCCGACGTCACCGGCGACCGCATCCGGATCGAAGGCTTCGTCTATGATGGCGACGGCGTGAATGTGCCCGACGCCATGCTGGAAATCTGGCAGGCCGACGCGCAGGGCCGGTTCTCGGACCCGCAGGATTCCCGCGCGCTGTCCAATGCCAGCTTCAAGGGTTTTGGCCGCTGCGGCACCGGGACCGAAGGCTTTTCGTTCGAGACGATCAAGCCCGGTGCCGTGCCTGGCCTGGACGGGAAACCGCAGGCGCTGCATATCGTGCTGGCGGTGTTCGGCCGCGGCATGACGATGCAGAGCATGACGCGGATCTATTTCGACGACGAGCCGGCCAATGCCACCGACGGCGTGATGGCGCTGGTGCCGGAAGATCGCCGCGTCACGCTGATCGCGAAAAAGACCGCACCGGGCGTCTATCGCTTCGACGTCCATCTGCAGGGCGACAACGAGACGGTGTTTTTCGACGTGTAG
- the pcaH gene encoding protocatechuate 3,4-dioxygenase subunit beta, whose protein sequence is MTLIYPVESNEAHAPRLSPGYKSTIKRAPQKARILMPQTISELTGPVYGHETVRPGDHDLTTMHTGEPIGERVIVHGQVQDEDGRGQPNVLVELWQANACGRYVHVWDQHPAPLDPNFTGAGRTVTDAEGNYKFITMKPGAYPWGNHPNAWRPAHIHFSVFGHAFISRLVTQMYFPNDPLFPYDPIFNSVTDERARNRMVSDFDLDKTEPGWALAYRFNIVLRGRNATPLDNH, encoded by the coding sequence ATGACGCTAATCTATCCCGTCGAGAGCAACGAAGCGCACGCACCGCGCCTGTCGCCCGGCTACAAGAGCACCATCAAGCGCGCGCCGCAGAAGGCGCGCATCCTGATGCCGCAGACGATCTCGGAGCTGACCGGCCCGGTGTACGGCCACGAGACCGTGCGCCCCGGCGATCACGACCTGACCACGATGCACACCGGCGAGCCGATCGGCGAGCGCGTCATCGTGCATGGCCAAGTGCAGGACGAGGACGGTCGCGGCCAGCCGAACGTGCTGGTCGAATTGTGGCAGGCCAATGCCTGCGGCCGTTACGTCCACGTCTGGGATCAGCACCCTGCGCCGCTCGATCCGAACTTCACCGGCGCCGGGCGCACCGTGACGGACGCCGAAGGCAACTACAAATTCATCACCATGAAGCCCGGCGCCTATCCGTGGGGCAACCACCCCAACGCCTGGCGTCCTGCCCATATCCACTTCTCGGTGTTCGGCCACGCCTTTATCTCAAGGCTGGTTACGCAGATGTACTTCCCCAACGATCCCTTGTTCCCGTATGACCCGATCTTCAATTCGGTCACCGACGAGCGCGCCCGCAACCGCATGGTGTCGGATTTCGATCTCGACAAGACCGAGCCCGGCTGGGCGCTGGCCTATCGCTTCAACATCGTTTTGCGCGGGCGCAACGCCACGCCGCTGGATAATCACTGA